The Toxorhynchites rutilus septentrionalis strain SRP chromosome 3, ASM2978413v1, whole genome shotgun sequence genome includes a region encoding these proteins:
- the LOC129779974 gene encoding uncharacterized protein LOC129779974 isoform X1, with the protein MLQTQPILWLLTLVGMATSDLRIHTLDQSPIIIVPLGPAKISTSSLRIVHPINLTSIGTIVESFNAVSMERLSNQTPFKSIVKAKLDKINLSYNRIKPLRRRKRWESLGKAWKYVSGSPDADDLKIINSSLNSLISENNKQIRINSAFDSRMSNITKAINVILENEENVIHSLEGFDVLELIFKIDELLYYLDIIEEAITLARRSIPSSRIIHLDELETIHHSLINDGFGLNSVDSILSTANAYAVLNNEIFMYILKIPRIKNVQYTLNFIEPVIVDHHRVHLQTQFYLKGQKSFMLKSACSKANAMFICSSTDLEPLTGCMQQLVSGNTAECPIERTYGNKTIRKINDGNIVVNAINVTLSSNCSVTQRTLQGSFLIQYSNCTLKLDDEEYVNTNMEIQPFIPTTGLKVNPTKLFNHIPLEHLQELHMEQRNHITHLNLTAENLHWKLHFLGWIASVISSTLLICILGSSIIIVLKFAAWKTLLTNSKPEVIEQDTIASTEAHPESREVPLILQQ; encoded by the coding sequence AATACTGTGGCTCCTTACGCTGGTAGGGATGGCCACTTCAGACTTGAGAATTCATACCCTGGATCAGAGTCCGATCATTATAGTTCCGTTAGGACCCGCTAAAATAAGCACTAGTTCTCTGCGAATTGTGCACCCCATAAACTTGACCTCAATTGGAACAATTGTAGAAAGCTTTAACGCCGTTTCTATGGAGAGATTGTCGAATCAAACGCCTTTTAAGTCAATAGTTAAAGCAAAATTAGACAAAATAAACTTGAGTTACAACCGAATAAAACCACTACGTAGGAGAAAACGATGGGAATCTCTCGGAAAGGCCTGGAAATACGTATCGGGAAGCCCTGATGCAGACGACCTTAAGATTATAAATTCgtcattaaattcattaattagcGAGAATAACAAGCAAATAAGAATCAATAGTGCTTTCGATTCACGAATGAGCAACATTACAAAAGCAATTAACGTCATACTGGAAAATGAGGAAAATGTAATACATTCCTTAGAGGGCTTTGATGTATTAgaattaatattcaaaattgatgAGCTATTATACTACTTAGACATAATCGAAGAGGCGATCACACTAGCGAGACGGAGTATCCCAAGCAGCCGCATCATTCACCTCGACGAATTGGAAACCATTCATCATTCCCTCATTAATGACGGTTTCGGGCTTAACTCGGTCGATAGCATACTTAGTACTGCCAATGCCTACGCAGTATTaaacaacgaaattttcatGTACATACTGAAGATACCCAGGATCAAAAATGTACAGTACACCCTCAACTTCATTGAACCAGTCATTGTAGATCACCACAGAGTCCACCTACAAACACAGTTTTATTTGAAAGGACAGAAATCATTCATGTTAAAAAGCGCTTGTTCCAAAGCCAACGCCATGTTTATATGTTCCTCAACGGATCTAGAACCTTTGACGGGTTGTATGCAACAATTGGTCTCCGGAAATACAGCAGAGTGTCCCATAGAACGCACCTACGGAAACAAAACTATTCGGAAAATCAATGATGGCAATATAGTCGTCAATGCAATCAATGTAACACTTTCGTCAAACTGTTCAGTCACCCAACGCACTCTACAGGGGTCGTTCCTAATCCAATACTCAAACTGTACACTGAAATTGGATGACGAGGAATATGTCAACACAAACATGGAGATACAGCCGTTCATACCTACCACGGGATTGAAGGTAAATCCAACCAAACTGTTTAACCACATTCCGTTGGAACATTTACAGGAGTTACATATGGAACAGCGTAACCATATCACACACCTTAACCTGACAGCCGAAAACCTCCATTGGAAACTTCATTTCCTGGGATGGATAGCATCCGTAATCTCATCAACTTTACTAATCTGCATACTGGGTTCATCCATAATCATCGTTTTGAAATTCGCCGCCTGGAAGACACTCCTTACCAACAGCAAACCAGAAGTCATCGAACAGGATACCATCGCATCAACCGAGGCCCATCCCGAGTCCAGAGAGGTACCGCTGATACTTCAGCAGTAG
- the LOC129779974 gene encoding uncharacterized protein LOC129779974 isoform X2, which produces MLQTQPILWLLTLVGMATSDLRIHTLDQSPIIIVPLGPAKISTSSLRIVHPINLTSIGTIVESFNAVSMERLSNQTPFKSIVKAKLDKINLSYNRIKPLRRRKRWESLGKAWKYVSGSPDADDLKIINSSLNSLISENNKQIRINSAFDSRMSNITKAINVILENEENVIHSLEGFDVLELIFKIDELLYYLDIIEEAITLARRSIPSSRIIHLDELETIHHSLINDGFGLNSVDSILSTANAYAVLNNEIFMYILKIPRIKNVQYTLNFIEPVIVDHHRVHLQTQFYLKGQKSFMLKSACSKANAMFICSSTDLEPLTGCMQQLVSGNTAECPIERTYGNKTIRKINDGNIVVNAINVTLSSNCSVTQRTLQGSFLIQYSNCTLKLDDEEYVNTNMEIQPFIPTTGLKPKTSIGNFISWDG; this is translated from the exons AATACTGTGGCTCCTTACGCTGGTAGGGATGGCCACTTCAGACTTGAGAATTCATACCCTGGATCAGAGTCCGATCATTATAGTTCCGTTAGGACCCGCTAAAATAAGCACTAGTTCTCTGCGAATTGTGCACCCCATAAACTTGACCTCAATTGGAACAATTGTAGAAAGCTTTAACGCCGTTTCTATGGAGAGATTGTCGAATCAAACGCCTTTTAAGTCAATAGTTAAAGCAAAATTAGACAAAATAAACTTGAGTTACAACCGAATAAAACCACTACGTAGGAGAAAACGATGGGAATCTCTCGGAAAGGCCTGGAAATACGTATCGGGAAGCCCTGATGCAGACGACCTTAAGATTATAAATTCgtcattaaattcattaattagcGAGAATAACAAGCAAATAAGAATCAATAGTGCTTTCGATTCACGAATGAGCAACATTACAAAAGCAATTAACGTCATACTGGAAAATGAGGAAAATGTAATACATTCCTTAGAGGGCTTTGATGTATTAgaattaatattcaaaattgatgAGCTATTATACTACTTAGACATAATCGAAGAGGCGATCACACTAGCGAGACGGAGTATCCCAAGCAGCCGCATCATTCACCTCGACGAATTGGAAACCATTCATCATTCCCTCATTAATGACGGTTTCGGGCTTAACTCGGTCGATAGCATACTTAGTACTGCCAATGCCTACGCAGTATTaaacaacgaaattttcatGTACATACTGAAGATACCCAGGATCAAAAATGTACAGTACACCCTCAACTTCATTGAACCAGTCATTGTAGATCACCACAGAGTCCACCTACAAACACAGTTTTATTTGAAAGGACAGAAATCATTCATGTTAAAAAGCGCTTGTTCCAAAGCCAACGCCATGTTTATATGTTCCTCAACGGATCTAGAACCTTTGACGGGTTGTATGCAACAATTGGTCTCCGGAAATACAGCAGAGTGTCCCATAGAACGCACCTACGGAAACAAAACTATTCGGAAAATCAATGATGGCAATATAGTCGTCAATGCAATCAATGTAACACTTTCGTCAAACTGTTCAGTCACCCAACGCACTCTACAGGGGTCGTTCCTAATCCAATACTCAAACTGTACACTGAAATTGGATGACGAGGAATATGTCAACACAAACATGGAGATACAGCCGTTCATACCTACCACGGGATTGAAG CCGAAAACCTCCATTGGAAACTTCATTTCCTGGGATGGATAG